The proteins below come from a single Mucilaginibacter mali genomic window:
- a CDS encoding dihydroorotase — MNLLITSATIIDPNSPFHQQKADILIENGVIKQIAAGITSDHEKFDGTGKYVSPGFFDLNCNIGELGKETKEDLETGTRAAAAGGFTGLALMPNANAVHSKTEVEYLVNKAKNNLVDVYPLGTISQKREGKDLAEMYDMHLSGAKAFTDGNRPVQDAGLMERALLYAQGFDGLVFSYPEDTAIAGKAKVHEGEVSTLLGMKGIPSLAEELMIARDLYLAEYTGSPIHFSTISTKRSAELIGEAKKKGLKVTCDVAAHHLTLTDEALVGFDSQYKVKPPLRTQSDVDALIAGLNDDTIDAIVSQHTPHEVEFKDVEFEIAEYGMISLQTALSTILRSGLAYEKIVQKMAVAPRQILGIEAAVINEGQKANLVIADTASEWAYNKEGNMSRSYNSPFMGQTLTGKVLLTCNNNQVFKS; from the coding sequence ATGAATTTGCTTATCACTTCTGCCACTATTATCGATCCCAATTCTCCGTTCCATCAACAAAAAGCCGATATTTTAATTGAAAATGGCGTCATCAAACAGATAGCCGCGGGTATCACCAGCGATCATGAAAAGTTTGATGGGACCGGCAAATATGTTTCTCCCGGCTTTTTCGACCTGAATTGCAACATCGGCGAACTGGGCAAAGAAACTAAAGAAGATCTGGAAACCGGCACCAGGGCCGCTGCCGCAGGTGGTTTCACCGGGCTGGCGCTGATGCCCAATGCCAATGCCGTACATTCAAAAACTGAGGTGGAATATTTGGTAAACAAAGCCAAAAACAATCTGGTTGATGTTTATCCGCTGGGTACAATTTCGCAAAAGCGCGAGGGCAAGGATTTGGCCGAAATGTATGATATGCACCTGAGCGGCGCGAAAGCTTTTACAGATGGTAACCGCCCCGTGCAGGATGCCGGCCTGATGGAACGCGCGCTGCTATATGCGCAGGGTTTTGACGGCCTGGTATTCTCGTACCCGGAGGATACCGCCATAGCTGGAAAAGCCAAGGTACATGAAGGTGAAGTAAGCACCCTGTTGGGCATGAAGGGCATCCCGTCGCTGGCCGAGGAACTGATGATAGCCCGTGATCTTTACCTGGCAGAGTACACCGGTTCGCCCATACATTTCAGTACGATATCGACAAAACGCTCGGCCGAACTGATCGGCGAAGCGAAGAAGAAGGGCTTAAAGGTAACCTGCGATGTTGCCGCTCACCACTTAACCCTTACCGATGAAGCCCTGGTTGGTTTCGATAGCCAGTATAAGGTAAAGCCACCCCTGCGTACCCAAAGTGATGTGGATGCGCTGATAGCCGGGCTAAATGACGATACCATAGACGCTATCGTATCCCAACACACCCCGCACGAAGTAGAGTTTAAAGATGTAGAGTTTGAAATAGCCGAATATGGTATGATCTCGCTGCAAACAGCATTGTCTACCATATTGCGATCCGGACTTGCTTATGAGAAGATCGTACAGAAAATGGCTGTCGCTCCACGCCAAATATTAGGAATTGAAGCTGCGGTTATAAACGAGGGGCAAAAAGCTAACCTTGTAATCGCAGATACTGCAAGCGAGTGGGCGTATAACAAAGAAGGCAATATGTCAAGATCGTACAATTCGCCGTTTATGGGGCAAACCTTAACGGGAAAAGTATTGTTGACTTGTAACAATAATCAGGTATTTAAATCTTAA